In Polynucleobacter sp. MWH-S4W17, a genomic segment contains:
- the pcaF gene encoding 3-oxoadipyl-CoA thiolase produces MKNTVNAYICDAIRTPFGRYGGSLATLRADDLAALPIQALMMRNIVDWSALDDVILGCANQAGEDNRNVARMAALLARLPVEVPGSTVNRLCGSSLDAIGIAANAIKGGGNHLMIAGGVESMSRAPFVMGKADSAYSRTARIEDTTIGWRFINPLMKAHHGVDSMPETAENVAEDFRISRADQDLFAFTSQQRTAKAQEAGIFDDEIIPVNIPQKKGDPVVFAKDEHPRLTTLETLASLKSIVKQGGTVTAGNASGVNDGACALLMASDVGIKQHSLAPKARVVAVAAAGVAPRIMGFGPSPAVKKVLEKSGLKLSQMDVIELNEAFASQALAVTRDLGLPDNTAHVNPNGGAISLGHPLGASGARLVTTAMYQLIRTKGRYALCTMCIGVGQGIAMIIERV; encoded by the coding sequence ATGAAAAATACTGTAAACGCATATATTTGTGACGCTATCAGAACCCCTTTTGGTAGATATGGTGGCTCACTGGCTACTTTAAGGGCAGATGATCTAGCTGCCCTCCCAATTCAAGCATTGATGATGCGCAATATTGTGGATTGGTCTGCGCTAGACGATGTCATTCTGGGTTGTGCGAACCAAGCTGGTGAAGATAACCGCAACGTCGCAAGAATGGCTGCATTGTTAGCTCGTCTGCCTGTCGAAGTTCCTGGTTCTACCGTTAATAGGTTATGTGGATCTAGCCTTGATGCAATTGGTATTGCTGCAAATGCTATTAAAGGGGGCGGCAATCACTTGATGATCGCTGGTGGCGTAGAAAGTATGTCGCGTGCTCCATTCGTGATGGGTAAGGCTGATTCCGCATACTCGCGTACTGCAAGGATTGAAGATACAACCATTGGTTGGCGCTTTATTAACCCGCTCATGAAAGCACATCATGGCGTGGATTCAATGCCAGAGACGGCTGAAAATGTAGCTGAAGATTTTAGGATTTCCCGTGCTGATCAAGATCTGTTTGCGTTCACCAGTCAGCAACGTACCGCTAAAGCGCAAGAAGCGGGAATTTTTGATGATGAAATCATCCCCGTCAATATCCCTCAGAAAAAGGGTGACCCCGTTGTATTTGCAAAAGATGAGCATCCACGTTTAACAACATTAGAAACGCTAGCCTCTTTGAAAAGTATTGTGAAGCAGGGCGGTACTGTTACGGCCGGAAACGCTTCAGGCGTTAATGATGGCGCTTGCGCTTTGCTCATGGCATCAGATGTGGGTATTAAGCAGCATTCTCTAGCTCCAAAAGCGCGTGTAGTTGCAGTTGCTGCAGCAGGTGTTGCTCCACGAATTATGGGATTTGGTCCATCACCCGCAGTCAAGAAAGTATTAGAGAAGTCGGGTTTAAAGCTAAGCCAAATGGATGTGATTGAGTTAAATGAGGCCTTTGCTTCTCAAGCCTTGGCGGTCACTCGTGATCTTGGTCTTCCAGACAATACGGCGCACGTTAATCCAAATGGTGGCGCTATTTCTCTGGGGCATCCCTTGGGCGCATCAGGCGCAAGACTGGTCACAACGGCAATGTACCAACTCATACGTACCAAAGGCAGGTATGCACTGTGCACTATGTGTATTGGCGTTGGGCAGGGTATAGCCATGATTATTGAACGAGTTTAG
- a CDS encoding 3-oxoacid CoA-transferase subunit B: MAYQRLTREQIVQRVAQDIPEGSYVNLGIGLPTKIANYLDADKEIFLQSENGVLGMGPAPAKGDEDSDLINAGKEFITLLKGGSYFHHGDSFTMMRGGHIDICVLGAFQVAQNGDLANWHTGSPDAIPAVGGAMDLAIGARNVFVTMEHVTKNGEAKIVEQCSYPLTGMACVNRIYTDLAVIDVTPNGLIVSEMVPGLTLDELQKLTDAPLSMAE; encoded by the coding sequence ATGGCATACCAACGTTTAACTAGAGAGCAAATTGTACAAAGAGTGGCCCAAGATATTCCGGAGGGCTCTTACGTTAATTTAGGTATTGGGTTGCCTACCAAGATTGCTAATTACCTTGATGCCGATAAAGAAATATTTTTACAAAGCGAGAATGGTGTTCTTGGCATGGGTCCAGCTCCAGCTAAGGGGGATGAAGATTCTGATTTGATCAACGCAGGGAAAGAATTTATCACCCTATTAAAGGGCGGCTCCTATTTCCATCATGGCGATTCGTTCACGATGATGCGGGGTGGGCATATTGATATTTGTGTGTTGGGAGCATTCCAAGTTGCTCAAAATGGCGATTTAGCAAATTGGCATACAGGTTCACCAGACGCCATTCCAGCCGTAGGTGGAGCAATGGATTTGGCAATTGGCGCTAGAAACGTGTTTGTCACTATGGAGCACGTAACTAAGAATGGTGAAGCTAAGATTGTGGAGCAATGTTCTTATCCGCTCACTGGGATGGCTTGTGTAAACCGTATCTACACAGATCTTGCCGTTATTGATGTAACGCCAAACGGTTTGATTGTGAGTGAAATGGTTCCTGGACTTACCTTGGATGAGTTGCAGAAGCTCACCGACGCACCTTTATCAATGGCTGAATAA
- a CDS encoding 3-oxoacid CoA-transferase subunit A: protein MIDKTSASIYEAIKQIKDGSTVMIGGFGTAGQPAQLIDALIEHGAKGLTVVNNNAGNGDLGLAALLKAGQVKKIICSFPRQSDSYEFDKLYYAKKIELELVPQGNLAARVQAAGAGLGAIYTPTGFGTLLAEGKESKVINGKGYVLEYPIHADFALIKAFKGDRWGNLTYRMSARNFGPIMATAAKCTIAQVNEVVPLGDIDPEHVITPGIFVKHVVAVKGK from the coding sequence ATGATTGATAAAACATCGGCTTCAATATATGAAGCTATAAAACAAATCAAAGATGGCTCAACCGTCATGATTGGGGGCTTTGGGACGGCTGGTCAGCCTGCGCAGTTAATTGATGCTTTGATTGAGCATGGAGCCAAAGGGCTAACAGTAGTAAATAACAATGCTGGAAATGGTGATCTTGGCTTAGCTGCCTTATTAAAAGCGGGGCAAGTAAAGAAGATTATCTGTTCATTTCCAAGGCAATCTGACTCTTATGAGTTTGATAAGTTGTACTACGCCAAAAAAATTGAACTCGAATTAGTCCCGCAAGGTAACTTAGCAGCCCGCGTTCAAGCGGCAGGAGCTGGTCTTGGTGCTATCTATACCCCAACAGGATTTGGCACCCTCTTGGCTGAAGGCAAAGAAAGCAAAGTGATTAATGGCAAAGGCTATGTTCTTGAGTATCCGATTCATGCTGATTTCGCTCTTATTAAAGCTTTCAAAGGTGATCGTTGGGGCAATCTTACTTATCGAATGAGTGCTAGAAATTTCGGTCCCATTATGGCGACCGCAGCTAAATGCACCATCGCGCAGGTAAATGAAGTGGTGCCATTGGGGGATATTGATCCCGAGCATGTTATTACACCAGGCATTTTTGTGAAGCACGTTGTTGCTGTGAAAGGGAAATAA
- a CDS encoding benzoate/H(+) symporter BenE family transporter, which produces MKRAFFEDISPSSITAGFLVVLISYAGPMLIFFQAASLAQVSNEVLSSWVWAVSFGGGISGIYLSWKYKMPIITAWSAPGAALLITLFPHMSVNEAISSYITAAMIILLIGITGTFDKLIKHIPKGIAAGMMAGILFQFGINIFKSVSTMPALALSMIGIYLIFKRLIPKFAILVVLFSGIGLAYLIGDVNPDNFRLALAHPTFIAPVWTWESTFSFAIPLVLVSLTGQYLPGMAILKLSNYHVPAKPIITFTSFMSLVTAFFGGITTTTAAITATLCTGKEANEDPNKRYVAGIFSGVFFLIGGSLAGSIVLIFTSLPKELIALLAGLALLGAIVTSLMSTLEEPDHREAAAITFLATASGMTFLGLGSAFWGIVIGSIAYVVFDKDLLNLKSKEKND; this is translated from the coding sequence ATGAAGCGCGCCTTTTTCGAAGATATTTCACCCTCTTCAATTACGGCTGGATTTCTAGTTGTATTGATTTCATATGCTGGGCCGATGCTGATATTTTTTCAGGCCGCATCTCTAGCTCAGGTATCTAATGAAGTTCTATCTTCTTGGGTATGGGCGGTATCGTTTGGTGGTGGCATTTCCGGGATTTATCTCAGTTGGAAATATAAGATGCCGATCATTACTGCTTGGTCCGCTCCTGGCGCTGCTCTCTTAATCACCTTATTTCCGCATATGTCGGTCAATGAGGCAATTTCTTCTTATATCACTGCCGCAATGATCATTCTATTGATTGGCATTACGGGTACCTTTGACAAGCTAATAAAGCATATACCCAAGGGAATAGCAGCTGGAATGATGGCGGGCATTCTGTTTCAGTTTGGTATCAATATATTTAAATCTGTATCAACCATGCCTGCCTTGGCTTTATCGATGATTGGAATTTATCTGATATTCAAAAGGCTGATACCAAAATTCGCGATCTTAGTTGTTTTATTTTCAGGAATCGGGCTGGCATATCTCATTGGTGATGTTAATCCAGATAATTTCAGGCTAGCTTTGGCGCATCCAACATTCATAGCTCCTGTGTGGACATGGGAATCCACATTCAGCTTTGCAATACCGTTAGTTCTAGTAAGTTTGACTGGTCAATACTTGCCGGGAATGGCAATCCTCAAGTTATCGAACTATCACGTGCCCGCTAAGCCCATTATTACTTTTACAAGCTTCATGTCACTGGTAACCGCATTCTTTGGTGGCATTACTACTACGACTGCAGCGATTACGGCAACCCTATGTACAGGCAAAGAAGCTAACGAAGATCCAAACAAGCGATATGTTGCAGGCATTTTCAGCGGCGTTTTCTTTTTAATTGGCGGTTCCTTAGCAGGTTCAATCGTTCTCATTTTTACCAGTCTTCCAAAAGAGCTTATCGCGCTTTTGGCTGGCTTGGCTTTACTTGGCGCAATCGTCACTAGCCTCATGAGCACTTTAGAGGAGCCTGATCATCGTGAGGCTGCCGCAATTACATTTTTAGCAACTGCATCTGGCATGACTTTTTTAGGTCTCGGATCAGCATTCTGGGGAATTGTGATTGGATCTATTGCATATGTTGTTTTTGATAAAGATTTATTGAATTTAAAGAGTAAAGAAAAGAATGATTGA
- a CDS encoding 1,6-dihydroxycyclohexa-2,4-diene-1-carboxylate dehydrogenase, translating to MTQALRFKNKVAIVTGAAQGIGEGVAIALAKEGAKVVLADRSDLVDEVAKKLGKLKAKSLTVKVDLETYAGATKLVSEAVKAFKKIDIIVNNVGGTIWAKPYENYDEDQIEAEIRRSLFPTLWCCRAVLPVMIKQQHGVVVNISSIATRSIHRIPYAAAKGGVNAMTASLAFEHAKDGIRFNAVATGGTEAPPRKIPRNKNKLSKQEEVWYQGIIDQTIDSSLMHRYGTIEEQVRAILFLASDESSYITGTVLPVGGGDLG from the coding sequence ATGACTCAGGCGCTAAGATTTAAGAATAAAGTTGCTATTGTCACGGGTGCTGCTCAGGGGATTGGCGAAGGTGTAGCAATTGCCTTAGCCAAAGAGGGTGCAAAGGTTGTTTTGGCTGACCGCTCTGATCTAGTTGATGAGGTGGCAAAGAAGCTAGGTAAGCTAAAAGCAAAGTCTTTGACGGTTAAAGTTGATTTAGAGACCTATGCTGGTGCTACCAAACTAGTTTCCGAGGCAGTAAAGGCATTTAAAAAGATCGACATTATTGTTAATAACGTCGGTGGCACTATTTGGGCAAAGCCTTACGAGAACTATGATGAAGATCAAATAGAAGCAGAGATTCGTCGCTCCTTGTTTCCAACCTTATGGTGTTGTAGGGCTGTATTACCAGTGATGATTAAGCAACAGCATGGCGTTGTCGTAAATATTTCTTCTATTGCCACTCGCAGTATTCACCGCATTCCATATGCCGCAGCAAAAGGCGGAGTAAATGCGATGACTGCTAGCTTAGCATTTGAGCATGCTAAAGATGGTATTCGCTTTAATGCCGTCGCCACTGGTGGAACTGAAGCTCCTCCGAGAAAAATTCCCCGAAACAAGAATAAATTATCCAAGCAAGAAGAGGTTTGGTATCAAGGGATCATTGACCAAACGATTGATTCCAGTTTGATGCATCGGTATGGAACAATTGAGGAGCAGGTAAGGGCGATTTTGTTCCTGGCTTCTGATGAGTCATCTTATATCACTGGCACAGTATTACCGGTTGGTGGCGGAGATTTGGGCTAA
- the benC gene encoding benzoate 1,2-dioxygenase electron transfer component BenC, producing MSYNIALQFEDGVTRFISCNEGEKLSDAAYRQKVNIPLDCRDGACGTCRGLCESGDYDLPESSYIEDALTPEEAAQRQILACQMKPKSDCVVKIPASSAACKTGSSSFPGKIAQIEKLSNSTIGFSIELDDPASLTFLPGQYVNVQIPGTDLTRAYSFSSPPGASIASFVVRNVPDGRMSQYLADIGKSGDAISFAGPNGSFYLREVKRPVLFLAGGTGIAPFLSMLDSLAASGSAHPIKMVFGVTNDMDLVALDQLEAMKTKLPGFEYRTVVASPESAHDRKGYVTEHIESEWLNQGDVDVYLCGPVAMVDAVRNWLAGAGVTPANFLFEKFSPSAVGA from the coding sequence ATGAGCTATAACATCGCACTACAGTTTGAAGACGGGGTAACTCGCTTTATCTCCTGCAACGAAGGCGAAAAACTTTCTGATGCTGCATATCGTCAGAAAGTGAATATTCCGCTTGATTGCAGGGATGGGGCTTGTGGTACCTGCCGTGGTTTATGTGAATCTGGTGATTACGATCTACCTGAGTCTAGTTATATAGAGGATGCACTTACTCCGGAAGAAGCTGCTCAGCGTCAGATCCTGGCTTGTCAGATGAAGCCCAAGTCGGATTGTGTGGTGAAGATTCCCGCATCATCTGCCGCATGTAAGACTGGATCTTCATCATTCCCAGGCAAGATTGCACAGATTGAAAAACTATCGAACTCAACAATTGGGTTCTCAATTGAGCTTGATGATCCTGCTTCTTTAACGTTCCTACCTGGCCAATATGTCAATGTGCAAATTCCAGGAACAGACTTAACGCGGGCCTATTCTTTTAGCTCTCCGCCAGGCGCATCCATTGCATCTTTTGTAGTGCGTAATGTCCCTGATGGTCGTATGAGTCAGTATCTAGCAGACATTGGTAAGTCAGGCGATGCGATTTCATTTGCCGGACCAAATGGTAGTTTCTATCTGCGCGAAGTTAAGCGTCCGGTGTTATTTCTCGCTGGTGGAACAGGTATTGCACCATTTTTATCGATGCTGGACTCTTTGGCTGCATCGGGATCTGCGCATCCAATCAAGATGGTATTCGGTGTGACAAATGATATGGACTTGGTAGCCCTAGATCAGCTCGAAGCCATGAAAACAAAGCTGCCTGGTTTTGAGTACCGAACAGTAGTAGCTTCTCCTGAAAGTGCTCATGATCGCAAGGGCTATGTCACAGAGCATATTGAAAGCGAATGGCTAAATCAGGGCGACGTGGATGTCTACTTATGTGGTCCTGTAGCCATGGTGGATGCTGTAAGAAATTGGTTGGCTGGAGCGGGTGTTACCCCAGCAAATTTCCTGTTTGAGAAATTCTCTCCAAGTGCTGTAGGTGCATGA
- the benB gene encoding benzoate 1,2-dioxygenase small subunit, protein MKTISILDINAFLYYESRLLDDEQWDEWLNCYSPDAEFWMPSWDDNDELVTNPQEEISLIYYPNRQGLEDRVFRIKTERSSATMPDTRTCHNITNVELEKRDGDICTIRFNWHTLSHRYKTNYSYFGMSRYVIDFSGDKPIILNKYIVLKNDYISQVIDIYHI, encoded by the coding sequence ATGAAAACGATCTCCATATTAGATATCAATGCATTTTTGTATTACGAGAGTCGCCTATTGGACGATGAGCAGTGGGATGAGTGGCTTAATTGCTATAGCCCAGACGCTGAATTTTGGATGCCTTCCTGGGACGATAACGATGAGTTGGTAACAAATCCACAAGAAGAAATTTCTTTGATTTATTACCCAAATCGTCAAGGCCTTGAGGATCGTGTATTCCGTATTAAGACTGAACGCTCAAGCGCAACCATGCCTGATACCAGAACCTGTCACAACATTACTAATGTTGAGTTAGAGAAGCGTGATGGTGATATTTGTACGATTCGCTTTAATTGGCACACCCTAAGTCATCGATACAAAACCAACTACAGCTACTTTGGTATGTCTCGTTATGTAATCGACTTCTCTGGCGATAAGCCAATCATTTTGAACAAATACATCGTTCTTAAAAATGATTACATCAGTCAAGTCATTGATATCTATCACATTTAA
- the benA gene encoding benzoate 1,2-dioxygenase large subunit: MIPIHVDNSPKLKSLDEFLIEDKEKGDYRLHRSAFTDKDLFELEMKHIFEGNWIYLAHESQIPNINDYYSTYIGSQPIFISRNRQGELNAMMNACSHRGAQLCRHKRGNKATFTCPFHGWTFNNSGKLLKVKDPEEAGYPECFNKEGSHDLKKVPKFESYRGFLFGSLNDDVAPLKDFLGEAAKIIDMIVDQSADGLEVLKGASTYTFNGNWKLQAENGADGYHVSAVHWNYAATTNHRKEQEAIREDNIKAMDAGKWGKQGGGFYSFDHGHMLLWTKWANPQDRPNFPRHQEFSDKFGKPIADWMIERSRNLCLYPNVYLMDQFGSQIRVLRPLAVDKTEVTIYCIAPKGESAEARSRRIRQYEDFFNVSGMATPDDLEEFRACQEGFAAKTIEWNDMCRGSEHWIDGADDAAKEIGLKPVLSGLKTEDEGLYTVQHRYWLETMKKAVEQEQVSA, from the coding sequence ATGATCCCAATTCATGTAGATAACAGTCCAAAACTCAAAAGCCTTGATGAATTCTTAATTGAGGATAAGGAGAAGGGCGACTATCGTCTTCACCGTAGTGCTTTTACCGATAAAGATTTGTTTGAATTAGAGATGAAGCACATCTTTGAGGGTAATTGGATTTATTTGGCGCACGAAAGTCAAATCCCAAACATCAATGATTACTACTCTACCTATATTGGTAGTCAGCCAATCTTCATTTCTCGTAATCGTCAGGGTGAACTGAACGCCATGATGAATGCTTGTAGCCATCGTGGCGCTCAGTTGTGTCGTCATAAGCGCGGCAACAAGGCTACTTTCACTTGCCCATTCCACGGCTGGACATTTAATAACAGCGGAAAGCTCTTGAAGGTAAAAGATCCAGAGGAGGCCGGCTACCCAGAGTGCTTTAACAAGGAAGGCTCACACGATCTCAAGAAGGTGCCTAAGTTTGAAAGCTATCGCGGCTTCTTATTTGGTAGCTTGAATGATGATGTTGCCCCTTTAAAGGACTTTTTGGGTGAAGCCGCCAAGATCATTGACATGATTGTGGATCAATCTGCTGATGGACTCGAAGTATTGAAGGGCGCTTCAACTTATACCTTTAACGGTAATTGGAAGCTTCAGGCAGAAAACGGTGCTGATGGTTATCACGTATCTGCTGTTCATTGGAATTACGCTGCAACTACCAACCATCGTAAAGAGCAAGAAGCAATTCGCGAGGACAACATCAAGGCGATGGATGCTGGTAAGTGGGGTAAGCAGGGTGGTGGCTTCTATTCATTTGATCACGGCCATATGCTCCTCTGGACAAAGTGGGCTAATCCACAGGACCGGCCAAATTTCCCGAGGCACCAGGAATTTTCCGATAAGTTTGGCAAACCAATTGCTGACTGGATGATTGAACGCTCTAGAAATCTTTGTTTATATCCAAACGTGTACCTAATGGATCAGTTTGGCTCCCAAATTCGCGTGCTGCGCCCATTGGCTGTTGATAAAACTGAAGTCACTATCTACTGTATTGCTCCTAAAGGCGAATCAGCAGAAGCACGCTCTAGAAGAATCCGTCAATACGAAGACTTCTTTAACGTGAGCGGTATGGCTACTCCAGATGACTTAGAAGAGTTTAGAGCTTGCCAGGAAGGCTTTGCTGCAAAGACGATCGAGTGGAACGATATGTGTCGTGGTTCAGAGCATTGGATTGACGGCGCTGACGATGCGGCTAAAGAAATTGGACTAAAGCCCGTATTGAGCGGTCTAAAAACTGAAGATGAGGGCCTGTACACAGTTCAGCATCGCTATTGGCTTGAAACAATGAAAAAAGCAGTTGAGCAAGAGCAGGTGAGCGCATGA
- the catA gene encoding catechol 1,2-dioxygenase codes for MKHTEIEKLAKEWIVDAADSPANPRVQAITLRLVTDLCKAIEDLDITPTEFWKGLEYFSEAGARNELGLLAPGIGLERFLDIRSDEADEKAGLAGGTPRTIEGPLYVAGAPESKGFARMDDGSEVDKADPLFMQGTVFGADGKPLANAKVEMWHANTLGGYSFFDKTQPAYNLRRTIITDENGRYAMQSIVPNGYGCPPDGSTQALLNLLGRHGQRPAHVHYFVTAPGHRKLTTQINIDGDKYLWDDFAFASREGLVPPLVRVSDPAEMKAKGVSKPYVSIDFDLHLVVEKPGAASGIVDRAHFAA; via the coding sequence ATGAAACATACAGAAATTGAAAAATTAGCAAAAGAATGGATCGTAGATGCAGCGGATTCTCCTGCCAATCCGCGAGTTCAGGCAATTACTCTTCGCCTGGTGACTGATTTATGCAAAGCGATTGAAGACTTAGATATCACCCCAACAGAGTTTTGGAAAGGTTTAGAGTATTTCTCAGAAGCCGGTGCCCGTAATGAATTGGGTCTTTTAGCCCCCGGTATTGGTCTAGAGCGCTTCTTAGATATACGTTCCGATGAGGCTGATGAGAAGGCTGGCCTGGCAGGCGGAACTCCCCGCACAATTGAAGGCCCTTTGTATGTTGCCGGCGCTCCAGAGTCTAAAGGTTTTGCTCGAATGGATGATGGCTCTGAAGTGGATAAAGCTGATCCACTGTTTATGCAGGGCACAGTTTTTGGCGCGGATGGTAAGCCATTAGCTAATGCAAAGGTGGAAATGTGGCATGCCAATACATTGGGTGGCTATTCATTCTTTGACAAGACTCAGCCTGCGTATAACTTACGTCGCACGATCATCACTGATGAGAATGGTCGTTATGCCATGCAAAGCATCGTGCCAAATGGTTACGGATGCCCTCCGGATGGGTCTACCCAAGCATTATTGAATCTATTGGGTCGCCATGGCCAGCGTCCGGCGCACGTGCACTATTTTGTGACGGCACCTGGTCATAGAAAGTTAACTACTCAAATCAATATTGATGGTGACAAGTACCTCTGGGATGACTTCGCTTTTGCTAGTCGTGAAGGTTTGGTACCGCCACTAGTTCGTGTAAGTGATCCAGCTGAAATGAAGGCAAAAGGTGTGAGTAAGCCTTATGTATCCATTGATTTTGATCTTCATTTAGTGGTTGAGAAGCCTGGAGCTGCTTCAGGAATTGTTGATAGAGCCCACTTCGCTGCGTAA
- the catC gene encoding muconolactone Delta-isomerase, giving the protein MLFHVRMNVNLPPDMPVAEATALKTKEKEIAQGLQSSGKWRHLWRIAGQYANISIFDVESVDELHTAISTLPLFPYMQIEVMPLCRHPSSIRGDDS; this is encoded by the coding sequence ATGTTATTTCACGTACGTATGAATGTAAATTTGCCACCGGACATGCCGGTAGCAGAAGCGACAGCCTTAAAGACAAAAGAAAAAGAGATTGCACAAGGCTTGCAATCATCTGGCAAGTGGCGTCACTTATGGCGTATTGCAGGTCAGTACGCAAATATCAGCATTTTTGATGTTGAGAGCGTAGATGAGTTGCATACAGCAATTTCCACACTGCCACTCTTCCCATATATGCAAATTGAAGTAATGCCTTTATGTAGACATCCATCTTCTATAAGAGGAGATGACAGTTAA
- a CDS encoding muconate/chloromuconate family cycloisomerase, translated as MIKSVETLIVDVPTIRPHRLSVATMNAQALVLVRILCNDGIEGWGEATTIGGLNYGEESPESIKINIDTYFAPLIIGMKADQVAKVMHKLRTTIQGNRFAKCAIETALLDAQGKRLGIPVSELLGGRVLDQLPVAWTLASGSTDKDIAEAEKMIALRRHNIFKLKIGLRSVQADVEHVLAIKKALGPDISVRVDVNQAWSELNAVKGIAALQAGGIDLIEQPVKAIHKASMARLTNQFDVAIMADEALHGPSDALELANKYAADVFAVKINQSGGLFPALQVATIAELSGISLYGGTMLEGAVGTAASAHVFSTFNDLAFGTELFGPLLLTEEILVEPLVYKDFSLQVPTGPGLGIQLDIEKINYLKRQQGHSDQVDLITA; from the coding sequence ATGATCAAATCAGTAGAAACCCTAATAGTTGATGTGCCGACTATCCGCCCACACAGGTTATCTGTGGCCACGATGAATGCCCAGGCTCTTGTTTTGGTGCGCATTCTTTGTAATGACGGTATTGAGGGATGGGGTGAGGCTACCACTATTGGTGGCTTGAACTACGGTGAAGAAAGTCCTGAGAGTATCAAGATAAACATTGATACCTATTTTGCTCCGCTCATTATTGGGATGAAGGCTGACCAGGTTGCTAAGGTCATGCATAAGTTGCGTACCACTATTCAAGGTAACCGTTTTGCAAAATGCGCAATTGAAACTGCGTTATTGGATGCACAAGGCAAGCGTTTAGGCATTCCAGTTAGTGAATTGCTTGGCGGTCGAGTTCTTGATCAGTTGCCTGTAGCTTGGACTCTAGCAAGCGGTAGTACTGATAAAGATATCGCTGAAGCGGAGAAGATGATTGCACTGCGCCGTCACAATATCTTCAAATTAAAGATTGGCTTACGTTCAGTCCAAGCTGACGTAGAGCATGTCTTGGCAATCAAAAAAGCACTGGGCCCAGATATTAGTGTTCGTGTAGACGTAAACCAGGCTTGGAGCGAGTTAAATGCAGTTAAAGGTATTGCAGCACTGCAAGCTGGCGGCATTGATTTAATTGAACAGCCAGTTAAAGCAATTCATAAAGCCAGCATGGCTCGCCTGACCAATCAATTTGATGTTGCCATCATGGCCGATGAGGCATTGCATGGTCCTAGTGATGCATTAGAGCTTGCCAATAAATATGCAGCAGATGTATTCGCTGTGAAGATTAATCAATCCGGCGGCTTGTTTCCAGCGCTTCAAGTAGCAACTATTGCTGAGCTGTCTGGTATCAGCTTGTATGGTGGAACCATGCTTGAGGGTGCAGTAGGAACTGCTGCCTCTGCCCACGTATTTTCAACATTCAATGACCTTGCCTTCGGCACAGAGTTATTTGGACCCTTATTGCTTACTGAGGAAATCTTGGTTGAGCCACTGGTCTACAAGGATTTCAGCTTGCAAGTACCAACTGGCCCAGGCCTTGGTATCCAGCTCGATATAGAAAAAATAAATTATTTAAAGCGTCAACAAGGTCATTCCGATCAAGTTGATTTGATAACTGCCTAA